The Alkalibacter rhizosphaerae genomic sequence TCCATGGCGTAGACGTGAAATCCCTGTTCGTTCAGATAGGTCGCAAAATGGTCGTATCTGCTGGCGTGCTCCGCCATGCCGTGGACGATAAGCAGTGGTTTTGCATTGGTGGTTTGGGACATCCATTTATACCAGAAAATTTGTTGTTGATCTGCCGTGGTAAAAGATCCACCGGATCGCATCATTTGTTACGCCCCCTTTTTCTCTTATTATAGCACGTTGAAGAAGTGGTTTCCTGTGCTGTTTTTTGGGTAGATAAGAAGAGTCTATAGATTTGGAACAGGAGTGAAAAAATATGAAAACGATCGGTATTATAGCAAACCCCAATTCCGGGAAAGATATTCGACGATTATTCTCCTATGCGTTGACGATCGGCAACAATGAAAAAGCAAATATGGTGGAACGCATGATTTTGGGTGCCCAGGATTTGGGAGTGGAAAAGTTTCTGGTCATGCCGGACGCCTACAACATGGGTGCCAGCATCAAAAATACATTAGAGAACAACGATGATATGAAATCGGAATTGCATGTTCTGGATTTCCCACTCAAGAATTCATGGAAGGACACCGTATTGGCTGCCGAGCAAATGGAAGAAGCGGGAGCGGACTGCATCATCGTTTTGGGCGGTGACGGAACCAGCCGGCTCCTTGGAAGAGTTCGTACTTCCGTTCCCATCATCAGTGTTTCTACGGGAACCAATAACGTATATCCGGAGTTTTTGGAAGGAACGGTGGCCGGAATGGCAGCAGCTGTCGTCACTGCTTTTGGTCCAAAGACGGAGTATGTGCATCGGGACAAGATGATGGAGATCTACCTCAACGGAGATCACGTGGATGTGGCATTGGTTGATGCAGTCGTCACCAGCAATTTTTTTGTTGGCAGCAGAGCCATTTGGGATCTGGATGAAATAAAGGAAGTCATGGTCACCCGAGCCCATCCATCGGCGATCGGATTTTCAGCAGTTATTGGTGTACAAGCGGTCAGCTTGCCGGAAGATGACTTCGGATATCGGATCAAGCTTCACGAAGGCACAAAAAAAACCCTGGTACCTTTCAGTCCAGGGAAGATGACGGAAGTATCCACACAGGCTCCAGTGCGAATGGAGTTGGATCAAACCTACGTGGTCAAAACAGACTATGCCGGCACCCTGGCTTTGGACGGAGAGAGGACCGTCACATTCAAAGCAGGCGATACCCTTGGCTTTGTACTTCGACGCAAGGGCCCCAGCAGGGTGGACGTTTCAAAGGCATTGGAATTCGCAGTAGAGCATGATTTTTTTGCGCGCTGAATCCAATCAAAACGCTGTCAATAGCGATGGAATTGAACTTCACCCAAGCCTACTTCCAAGTTGAGTTCAATAGTATTCGCGCCGTCTAAATGGTTTGTACTGGTGTAGGTATTTCCTTCTTTTGCAAGATTCAATCCGTCGATATTGGTGGAATTCAAGGCTCCGTTCATATGAATGACTAATGCGGCACTTTCAGGGATATAAATGTCGACCTGGGAAACCCCGCTTTTCATGTTGAAAACCGAATGCTCCAAGCTGTCCCCCAGCCGAACGGACATTTTACCTGCGCCCAGGGCCAGGTCCATTTTTGTCAATGATACATGAGAAAGATCCAATTCCGCATCCACAGCTCCGCTTTCCATGTCGATGGACCAGGGGATGTCTTCGTTGATTGTCAGATTCAACTCGTTGTCCGATGAATCACCGATGTTGACTACATTGCCCCTATTGTTGATGTCGATTTCAGCGACACCGTTGGTGACATCATCCAGTTCCACGTACAAATCGTCGATGGTCGTGTTTAGGGACAACAGATCCTCCGATGAACCGGAGTCCAGCTGAAAACGAGTAGCGCCTATACGCAATTGGAGTTCCCCTTCTGATATGGTTTCCGCCATAGGATAGGAATAATCGTCCTCAACCCGGTTTTCCTGGCCTGGGATCCCGTTGTTGCCATTGTTGTCGATGTTGTTGGAAAAAGGATTTCCGACTTGAAGGAAGATGGAATAGCCAATGATGACAAGCAGAAAGACCACCCAGAGGATCCTTTCCACCGTTTTGTTTTGAACGATCAACCCTGCACCGACAAAAACGATGATCAAAGGCCATAGACGGGTGAATGCGGTAATAAGGTATCGCATGTTGTAATCAAAGATGTTCAGATTATTTAAAAACCACAACAATCCCAAGATCACCAATACTGCACCTAAAAATATATTTCTATTTTTCATTTGTATCGTTCCTTCCTCTTAAGATCAAGTAAGCGCCTACTCCGATCAAGGCAGCGGGCCATAACAATTCATCAAAAAATATGAATCGAAAGTTTTTCATCAACAACACCAAGCCGGCAATGATCAAAATGGCGGCCAGGACCTTTCGCTGATCGTCGGAACGGTCGGTGCCTTCTGCAGGTGTGTCCGTTTCCGATGGTGCCTGCCAACCGGAGTCCCTCTGCAATTCGTCCTCATAAGGTAGTACAATAGCAGCTACCAAATACAATAAAAAACCTGTGCCATAGAACAGGGCGGTCGCCGCCCAAATGATTCGAATGATGGAAGCGTCGATGTCAAAATACTTGGACAACCCCCCACATACTCCCAATATCATTTTATCTGATCTGGATTTATACAATCTACCTTTCATGTAAATCCCTCCTCGGATATAATACTAATAGACCAAGATTAGAGGAAGATTAAAACCCGATTATTTGAACATTATAACGCAATGAATTTTGAAGGGAGGGACGGCATACCGATGAAACAGCTCAAAGTATATCACCAGTTGATGAAAGATCCGGGTGTGGAGTTGTACCGCACCTATATACTGGAAAAAAACAAAGATAAACAACGGGAAATTGCAGAGCGGATGATTGTTTATCTGTTGGATCATGGACAGAAAAAAGATGGGATCTTCAGTTGGAAAGATTATATTGCCCAAAGGGTGTTGGCGGATGAAAATTTGTTCTCCATGGGAGCGGAACAAAGACGACCCATGGTCAGGCCGGTGTTGCAAATGACACTGTCGGATCTGTATAAAATCCAGCAAATGATGAAAACAACATGGACGGCTTATGGCCATGCCGCTTTTGACTTGCTCAACGGCATTTTTCAAGAGAAGGATACAAATCCGTTTGTAAAACTAAGTACGGCAGATCTTTTCAAGTGGTTGAAAAAATTTCATGAACAAAACGGCACCGGGATCTTTACATCCTCGTATGTATTCAAGTTGACAACAGATGGAACGGTCATTGGGGTCGATCATTTTGAGAAGGTTTCTTTCCAGGACCTGATCGGGTATCAGCGGCAGATGGATTCCATTCGTGAAAACGTGGAAAGTTTTCTACATGGGAAAGGATTCAACAACATGCTGCTGTACGGAGATCGGGGCACCGGAAAATCTTCATCCGTAAAGGCACTACTCCACGAATATAAAGAAGAGGGACTGGCGGTCATCGAGATGAAAAAAGACCAGTTCATCCATTTTTCAAATATCAGCAATACCTTGCGGGGACGGCGCCAGAAGTGCATGGTTTTTATCGATGATTTGTCCTTTGAACCCAGTGAAACCAGTTATAAAGAATTAAAGGCCGTTTTGGAAGGCAGCTTCGAATCAAAACCGGAAAACATCATGATGGTCGTCACTTCCAATAGAAGACATTTGATCAAAGAATCTTTTGCCGACCGGGAAACGGATATCCATGTCCGGGAAACGATAGGAGAGCAGCTGTCCCTATTCGATCGGTTTGGATTGATCGTCTACTTTGATCAACCCGGCGAGGCGCTTTTTCAAGAAATGGTTTTGGAAATGGCCAGTCGGGAAGGGATCGTTCATTCAGAAGAAGAACTTTTGGCGTTGGCGAACCGTTGGAAAGTGGAAAAGGGCACCAAATCGGGACGAAGCGTACGACAATTTATTGATTCCCTGAAAAGACAGTAAAAGAGGATGGAGTATTTTACACCTTTGACGGGCTGTGTTAAAATGAAACAAAAACTTTAGGAGGTCACCCATGAAATTTGAAATCGTACATACGTGCATTCGGATAAAGGATTTGGAAAAATCCCTTAAATTTTATCAACACGCATTGGGAATGAAAGAAGTGAAGCGAAAGGACTTTCCGGAAGACGGATTCACCCTGGTGTTCCTGGGAGATGAAAACGGAAATCATGAATTGGAGCTGACCTACAATTATGATCGGGATACAGCTTATGAGCTGGGGGATGGATACAGTCATTTAGCCATGGTGGTGGACGACCTGGAAGGGGCCCACAGCTTTCATGAAGAAGCAGGCTACCCGGTAACTCCCATCAAAGGATTGTCGGATGGACCACCCAAAATTTATTTTATTACAGATCCCGACGGATATAAAATAGAGATCATCCGCAAGTAAACAAAAGTGTTACAAAATCGTCATTGCATTTGGATATCACTTTGTTATAATTATTCAAAATATCAACTGGAAAAGAGTGAAAGCGATGAATCAAGTTCACAAATCCAAAAAATTGGAAAATGTTTGTTATGATATCCGTGGTCCCGTCATGGAACAAAGCAAGATCATGGAAGCCAACGGAGAAAATATCATAAAACTCAACATTGGAAATCCTGCTCCCTTTGATTTGTTTGCGCCAGATGAGATCATTCATGATGTCCGCATCAATTTAAAAGAAGCGGAAGGCTATTGCGATTCCAAAGGCATTTTCCCTGCTCGCAAAGCCATCATGCAGCACTATCAGAACAAGAATATCATGGATGTGACGCTGGAAGACGTATACATCGGCAACGGCGTTAGTGAACTGATCACTACTTCCATGCAGGCCTTGTTGGATGCAGGAGACGAGATCCTGGTACCGGCACCGGATTATCCCTTGTGGACAGCATCGGTGAATTTGGCTGGTGGAAAGCCGGTTCATTACATTTGTGATGAAGAAGCGGACTGGAATCCGGATATCGAGGATATCAAGTCAAAGATCACAGACCGAACCCGGGGGATCGTCATTATAAATCCCAATAATCCCACAGGTGCTGTCTATGAAAAGGAATTTTTGGTTCAGGTGGCCAAACTTGCAGAAGAAAATGGATTGATCGTCTTTTCCGACGAGATCTATGACAAAATCATTTACGATAACGTACCGCACTATTCCATGGCCAGTTTTGTTCATGATGTGCTCTGCATCACATTCAACGGATTGTCCAAATCCCATCGGATCGCCGGATTTCGGGTAGGCTGGATGGTGCTGACGGGCAACAAGGATGGTGCCAAGGATTACATCGAAGGGTTGAACATGCTGACCAGCATGCGGTTGTGCTCCAATGTACCGGCCCAATATGCCATTCAAACCGCTTTGGGCGGCTACCAGAGCATCAATGATCTGATCAAGCCAGGCGGCCGACTTTATATTCAACGGGACTATATATACCAACGATTGAACAGCATCGAAGGGGTCAGCTGCACCAAGCCGAAAGGTGCTTTCTATTCTTTTCCGAAGCTGGATGTGGAGCGTTTCAATATCACCAATGACATGAAATTTGCATTGGATCTGCTTCGCAGTAAAAAAGTGTTGATCGTTCAGGGTAGCGGGTTCAACTGGAAAAACCCGGATCATTTCCGTATCGTGTTTTTGCCGGTTATGGAAGAGTTGAGAGACGCCTTGGATCGCCTGGAAGATTTTTTAAAAGATTACAAGCAATCGTAAAAAACAAAAAAATGGCCGAAAGGTCATTTTTTGCAGGTAAAACATAAGAATATTCTAAATTAATAAAATAAACAAAAAAATACATCCAATATATGGTAAATCATTTGACCTTTGCGAAAGAAGGAGTATAATGGATTATTAGATTGAAAACATGAACGAGGTGAGGGTGAAGAGCATGAATGAACTAAACTATGTGTTGACTCGGATTTTGGATATGGACAGCCGAGCCGCCCAAGTAAAGGAAGATGCATTCAAGCAGTTGGATCAAATGGAACAAGAAACGAAAGGGATCATTGCGGCCCTGGAAGAAACCATGGCGCAACAATTGGAAAAGGAATTAGAATCGTATCGACAGCGAGTGGTGATAAAAGCTCAGGAACAAAGCCGCAACATTTTGGAAAAAGCAAGAAAAGAAGGAGCGGCTATGGAAGAAGCGTATAGTAAAAACAAAGAATCGCTGGTCCAAAAGGCGATGCAGCGATTGACGGCAGGGAGTTGACGAGTAGTGTTGATCAATAACCAAACCGATGCGATTTTTGCAAAAACCAGTGGAATGAAGGCGAATCTTCTGGATGACGAAGATTTCAACCAACTGATTCGAAGAGATACGGTTCGGGAGATCTATGACTATTTGCTGGAAAATTCCAATTATGGAGAAGCCTTGGCCAAATTGAAAGGCCAGAAGATCCACCGGGGTGATGTGGAATTGGCCTTGTACAAAACCAACATTCAATCCAATTTGAAGTTGCTCCACTACCTTGGTGGAGAATACAAGGTATTTTTAAAGACATTTCTGAGAAAATATGAGATCGAAGACGTGAAACTGGCCATCGAGTCGGTAACAGGTCGGACCAGGATCACGGACTTGGAAAACCACATCTTGTCGGATGAAGCCTTTTCCGATTTGGATATGGAGGCCCTGTTCAAAAGGGATACGCTGGAACAGGTCATGGAGCAATTGAAAGGAACGGACTATTATCGATTGTTGGAACCATACGCCAACCAAGTGGACTCCAAATTTAGTTTTTACGTGGAGATGATCTTGGATCGCTATTATTTCAGCAACTTGCTCAAAGCGATGAAAAAGTTGCCGGACAAGGATGCAGGTGAAGCAAGAGAATTGATGCAGCGAAACGTGGACTTATACAATCTGGAATGGATCTACAGGGCTAGAAAATTTTATGATATTTCTAAAGAAGAAGTGTTGAACTTCACACTGGACGGGGGGAAAAAATTCCCGTACCGGGAGTTGGAGTCGTTGATCTATGACCACACATTTGAAGGAATGATCGAAGTACTCCAGAAAAGTGAGTATGGATTCATGTTCAATCACGATCATGACGTGAATCTATACATGGAAAGAAGAATCGAAAGATACATGTATTACAAGAGCAAGTCTTTATACCGGCGTTCCATCCTTGATTTCGGCAAGGTCGTTGCCTTTATTCTGCTCCATGAGTACGAAGTAAAAGACATCACCTCCATCATCGAATGCAAAAGGTACAAACTTTCCTCGTCGGAAATCGCAAAATACTTAATAC encodes the following:
- a CDS encoding LiaI-LiaF-like domain-containing protein, yielding MKNRNIFLGAVLVILGLLWFLNNLNIFDYNMRYLITAFTRLWPLIIVFVGAGLIVQNKTVERILWVVFLLVIIGYSIFLQVGNPFSNNIDNNGNNGIPGQENRVEDDYSYPMAETISEGELQLRIGATRFQLDSGSSEDLLSLNTTIDDLYVELDDVTNGVAEIDINNRGNVVNIGDSSDNELNLTINEDIPWSIDMESGAVDAELDLSHVSLTKMDLALGAGKMSVRLGDSLEHSVFNMKSGVSQVDIYIPESAALVIHMNGALNSTNIDGLNLAKEGNTYTSTNHLDGANTIELNLEVGLGEVQFHRY
- the gloA gene encoding lactoylglutathione lyase, giving the protein MKFEIVHTCIRIKDLEKSLKFYQHALGMKEVKRKDFPEDGFTLVFLGDENGNHELELTYNYDRDTAYELGDGYSHLAMVVDDLEGAHSFHEEAGYPVTPIKGLSDGPPKIYFITDPDGYKIEIIRK
- a CDS encoding V-type ATPase subunit; amino-acid sequence: MLINNQTDAIFAKTSGMKANLLDDEDFNQLIRRDTVREIYDYLLENSNYGEALAKLKGQKIHRGDVELALYKTNIQSNLKLLHYLGGEYKVFLKTFLRKYEIEDVKLAIESVTGRTRITDLENHILSDEAFSDLDMEALFKRDTLEQVMEQLKGTDYYRLLEPYANQVDSKFSFYVEMILDRYYFSNLLKAMKKLPDKDAGEARELMQRNVDLYNLEWIYRARKFYDISKEEVLNFTLDGGKKFPYRELESLIYDHTFEGMIEVLQKSEYGFMFNHDHDVNLYMERRIERYMYYKSKSLYRRSILDFGKVVAFILLHEYEVKDITSIIECKRYKLSSSEIAKYLIRNTEVTE
- a CDS encoding pyridoxal phosphate-dependent aminotransferase yields the protein MNQVHKSKKLENVCYDIRGPVMEQSKIMEANGENIIKLNIGNPAPFDLFAPDEIIHDVRINLKEAEGYCDSKGIFPARKAIMQHYQNKNIMDVTLEDVYIGNGVSELITTSMQALLDAGDEILVPAPDYPLWTASVNLAGGKPVHYICDEEADWNPDIEDIKSKITDRTRGIVIINPNNPTGAVYEKEFLVQVAKLAEENGLIVFSDEIYDKIIYDNVPHYSMASFVHDVLCITFNGLSKSHRIAGFRVGWMVLTGNKDGAKDYIEGLNMLTSMRLCSNVPAQYAIQTALGGYQSINDLIKPGGRLYIQRDYIYQRLNSIEGVSCTKPKGAFYSFPKLDVERFNITNDMKFALDLLRSKKVLIVQGSGFNWKNPDHFRIVFLPVMEELRDALDRLEDFLKDYKQS
- a CDS encoding ATP-binding protein, coding for MKQLKVYHQLMKDPGVELYRTYILEKNKDKQREIAERMIVYLLDHGQKKDGIFSWKDYIAQRVLADENLFSMGAEQRRPMVRPVLQMTLSDLYKIQQMMKTTWTAYGHAAFDLLNGIFQEKDTNPFVKLSTADLFKWLKKFHEQNGTGIFTSSYVFKLTTDGTVIGVDHFEKVSFQDLIGYQRQMDSIRENVESFLHGKGFNNMLLYGDRGTGKSSSVKALLHEYKEEGLAVIEMKKDQFIHFSNISNTLRGRRQKCMVFIDDLSFEPSETSYKELKAVLEGSFESKPENIMMVVTSNRRHLIKESFADRETDIHVRETIGEQLSLFDRFGLIVYFDQPGEALFQEMVLEMASREGIVHSEEELLALANRWKVEKGTKSGRSVRQFIDSLKRQ
- a CDS encoding NAD(+)/NADH kinase, whose product is MKTIGIIANPNSGKDIRRLFSYALTIGNNEKANMVERMILGAQDLGVEKFLVMPDAYNMGASIKNTLENNDDMKSELHVLDFPLKNSWKDTVLAAEQMEEAGADCIIVLGGDGTSRLLGRVRTSVPIISVSTGTNNVYPEFLEGTVAGMAAAVVTAFGPKTEYVHRDKMMEIYLNGDHVDVALVDAVVTSNFFVGSRAIWDLDEIKEVMVTRAHPSAIGFSAVIGVQAVSLPEDDFGYRIKLHEGTKKTLVPFSPGKMTEVSTQAPVRMELDQTYVVKTDYAGTLALDGERTVTFKAGDTLGFVLRRKGPSRVDVSKALEFAVEHDFFAR
- a CDS encoding PspC domain-containing protein gives rise to the protein MKGRLYKSRSDKMILGVCGGLSKYFDIDASIIRIIWAATALFYGTGFLLYLVAAIVLPYEDELQRDSGWQAPSETDTPAEGTDRSDDQRKVLAAILIIAGLVLLMKNFRFIFFDELLWPAALIGVGAYLILRGRNDTNEK